GACCTCGTGCTGGAAGCCCAGGGCGTGCCCGAACTCGTGCATGATCAGCGCCTTGGAGGCGTCGCTCCGCCCGATGTAGATCTCGCACGCGCCGTTGTAGCAGCCGCCGTAGTAGTTGGACCCGGAGCCGTAGTAGACCACGATGTGATGGTACTGGCCGTTGTAATCCACGAAGTCGATCCCGGGCACCTGGCTCTCGATCTGGCTCAGCGCCGACGTCAGGTTGTTCGGGTTGTAAACCCTCCGCACCGGGATCACGCCCTTCGTGTCGCTCCAGAGAGAAGCACCGGTGGAGTGCAGCGAAAGGCGGGGACGGAGTCCGTCCCCGTCCCGCTGGCGGAGCGCTTCCTCGGGCGTGCTCGCGATCCGGTCCGCCGGGCCCAGGCCGATGTCGCCGTCCCAGATGGCGTGGCCGTTGACCACCTGGTAGCCGATGGCTGTGGGACTCCCGTCTGCCCCAAGCACATACCCGGTGAGGACCGGGCCCTTGGCCGGGTCGGTGATGCCGGTCGCCACCACGGGGGCGTCGTCGGGGGCGGCCGTGGGGGCGACGATGGCGTCGTCCTGACAGGCTGTGAGTGCCGCGAACGTGGCTAGCGCAGCGGCGGAACGGAGGAAGCGCATGCGGAGCTCCATGGAACCGGATGAGAAGGTGCCGTCCGGACACAGGAGTCCAGGCGGTGCGGGTATTGGCGCATCACGCACGTATTGTGCCTGCTGTCGGAAATTATGCTGCCAGAAGGCGGCCTGCGGCTCCCCCGAGCGCCCCGGTGCCGGTCCGGCCGTGCTCGTCCTCGCTGTCGCCCGCCGGGAGCGGTGGTGTCCGCTCCGGGGGACGGATTGGGGGACCGTGAGGATCCGCCGTAACCCGTTGGCGGGTAAGCGGATGCGCGTGCGCCCCGATGCTCTTCGGGTCAGGAAAGCCAGGCGCGGCAAGGGCTTGCGGCCGGGCGGCCCGCCCCGGCCGGCGCGCAGCTCCCGACGAGCCCGCCGCCCGGCATCCCCCTTGCAACCCCGGGGGGCACCGACGAGGTTGTCCCGGTCGGTTCGGTTGCGGTGCGGTCCCACTTTCAGCGAGGAACATGAAGATGA
Above is a window of Longimicrobiaceae bacterium DNA encoding:
- a CDS encoding M12 family metallopeptidase; this translates as MRFLRSAAALATFAALTACQDDAIVAPTAAPDDAPVVATGITDPAKGPVLTGYVLGADGSPTAIGYQVVNGHAIWDGDIGLGPADRIASTPEEALRQRDGDGLRPRLSLHSTGASLWSDTKGVIPVRRVYNPNNLTSALSQIESQVPGIDFVDYNGQYHHIVVYYGSGSNYYGGCYNGACEIYIGRSDASKALIMHEFGHALGFQHEVRRCDRNNYIRMLDTNPYPGEFAITCSWTQMGGYDMTSIMHYNSREFGRLHFTDWNGYEVQGYWGRTTLSSGDVSAWRTLYPGSSEVPGTTACTGGYCGPYNLRAGPGTGYAITGSIGGGVSVSIVCQAYGTSHTGPWGTTSLWNKLGGAYAGHWISDAYVYTGSNGMVAPAC